The Streptomyces sp. SS1-1 genome has a segment encoding these proteins:
- a CDS encoding tyrosine-type recombinase/integrase produces the protein MAGERDLPLSGPVLMALKMFKTLQAKERLALGEAYSDSGYVVVHETGEAFTIKQLRRRACRLMEVLGLRRVRLYDARASCLTFLANNGVPDHILARWAGHTNVKTTKKWYVKPDVEDLREAASTWDGLHGELNSRA, from the coding sequence ATGGCCGGGGAACGTGATCTTCCTTTGTCGGGCCCAGTGCTGATGGCCCTCAAGATGTTCAAGACTCTCCAGGCCAAGGAGAGGCTGGCGCTCGGTGAGGCTTACTCGGACTCCGGGTACGTCGTGGTACACGAGACCGGGGAGGCTTTCACGATCAAGCAGCTCCGCAGGCGCGCATGCAGGCTCATGGAGGTCCTTGGCCTGCGCAGAGTACGTCTCTACGACGCTCGTGCCTCCTGCCTGACCTTTCTTGCCAACAACGGTGTGCCGGATCACATCCTCGCCCGGTGGGCCGGGCACACGAACGTGAAGACCACGAAGAAGTGGTACGTCAAGCCGGACGTGGAAGACCTCCGCGAAGCCGCCAGCACATGGGATGGCCTGCACGGTGAGCTGAACAGTCGGGCGTGA
- a CDS encoding class II fumarate hydratase, translating to MGQSSNDTFPTAMHIAAVQGVQEYLLPSVRALQRTIADKAERWHDVVKIGRTHLEDAVPLTVGQEGSGYARQLEQACDRAGRAAEGLLEIAMGGTAVGTGLNAPEGFAEQVAQEIALRTGYSFTTAANKFAAQGGLDAMVGASAGVRALAVPLMKIANDIRWLASGPRCGFAELVLPANEPGSSIMPGKVNPTQCEAMVMVCIQVLSEDQAIAFAGTQGNFELNAMRPVIINNFLHMASILADACDKFREYCVEGVELDRNRVGDYVERSLMLVTALSPAIGYDKASAIAHKANDEGTTLREAALASGYVSEQDFDRIVDPSTMVGLNRHAG from the coding sequence ATGGGGCAATCCTCCAACGACACGTTCCCGACCGCCATGCACATCGCTGCCGTTCAGGGCGTCCAGGAGTATCTGCTGCCCAGCGTGCGCGCGTTGCAGCGGACGATCGCGGACAAGGCGGAACGCTGGCACGACGTCGTGAAGATCGGCCGAACGCATCTCGAGGACGCCGTCCCGCTCACAGTGGGCCAGGAAGGGTCCGGCTACGCACGCCAGTTGGAGCAGGCGTGCGACCGCGCGGGCCGCGCCGCCGAGGGGCTGCTGGAGATCGCCATGGGCGGCACCGCGGTCGGCACCGGCCTCAACGCCCCCGAGGGTTTCGCCGAACAGGTCGCCCAGGAGATAGCCCTGCGCACCGGCTACTCGTTCACCACGGCGGCGAACAAGTTCGCGGCTCAGGGCGGGCTCGACGCTATGGTCGGCGCCTCCGCCGGGGTGCGCGCGCTCGCCGTCCCGCTGATGAAGATCGCCAACGACATCCGCTGGCTCGCCTCCGGGCCCCGCTGCGGATTCGCCGAACTCGTCCTGCCCGCCAACGAACCCGGTTCCTCGATCATGCCCGGCAAGGTCAACCCGACCCAGTGCGAGGCCATGGTCATGGTCTGCATCCAGGTGCTCTCGGAGGACCAGGCCATCGCCTTCGCGGGTACGCAGGGCAACTTCGAGCTCAACGCCATGCGGCCGGTCATCATCAACAACTTCCTGCACATGGCAAGCATCCTCGCCGACGCCTGTGACAAGTTCCGCGAGTACTGCGTCGAAGGCGTCGAGCTCGACCGGAACCGGGTCGGGGACTACGTCGAGAGGTCGCTGATGCTGGTCACCGCGCTGTCCCCGGCCATCGGGTACGACAAGGCCTCCGCCATCGCCCACAAGGCCAACGACGAGGGCACCACCCTCCGCGAGGCGGCGCTGGCCAGCGGATATGTCAGCGAACAGGACTTCGACCGGATCGTCGACCCCTCCACGATGGTCGGCCTGAACCGACACGCCGGGTAG